Below is a window of Streptomyces genisteinicus DNA.
CCCCCGGCGACGAGGCACCCGCCGCGGAAGCCGCCCGCACCGGCGACACCCCCGACGGCGGAAGCGGCTCCACCGGAGGCGGCGCAGCCACCCCCGGCGACCCCCCGGAGGGCGGCGGCGGCACCCCCGGCGACGGCGGCGACGCGTCCCCCGACGGTGACGGGGACGGCGACGGCCGGCGGAAGCGGCACTGGCTGCGGTGGGCCGCGCTCGGCACCTCCGTGGTGGTGCTGGCGGCGGCCGGCGCGGGCTGGTGGTTCTACCGGAAGCTCGACGCCAACATCACGACCGACACCTCGGCGGCGGCCGAGCTGGAGACGTACGAGCGGGAGCGGCCGACCCCGGTGGTCACCGGCGCGGAGAACATCCTGCTGCTCGGCTCCGACACCCGCGAGGGCGCGGGCAACGACGAGTACGGCAAGGACGAGGGCGGCGGCGGCAGCCAGCGCTCCGACACGACGATCCTGCTGCACATCGCGGCCGACCGGAAGAGCGCCACCGCGATGTCGGTGCCGCGCGACCTGATGGTCACCATCCCGAGCTGCCGCAAGCCCGACGGGAAGCGGACCCGGGAGCAGACCGCCCAGTTCAACTGGGCGTTCCAGTTCGGCGGCGCCGCCTGCACCATCCGCACGGTGGAGAAGTTCACCGGCGTGCGCATCGACCACCACATGGTGATCGACTTCCGCGGCTTCAAGGACATGGTGGACGCGGTCGACGGCGTCGAGATCTGCCTGTCGGAGCCGATCGACGACAAGGACGCCAAGCTGAAGCTCCAGGCCGGACGGCAGACGCTGCACGGCGAGGAGGCGCTCGGCTTCGTGCGGGCCCGCAAGACCCTCGGGGACGGCAGCGACACGGAGCGGATGGAGCGCCAGCAGCAGTTCCTGGGCGCGCTGGTCAAGAAGGTGCAGAGCAACGGCGTCCTGCTGAATCCGACCCGCCTCTACCCGGTGCTCGACGCGGCGACCAAGTCGATCACGACCGACCCGGGCCTCGACTCGTTGAAGGATCTGTACGACCTCACCCGCTCCCTGCGGAACGTTCCGACGGAAAAGGTGCAATTCCTTACCGTTCCGCGCCAGCCGTATCATCTCGATCCGAACCGCGACGAGTTGGTCGAACCGGAGGCGAGCGAGCTGTTCGAGCGGCTGCGCGAGGACGCTCCCGTGACGGTCGTCCCGAAGGCCGAGAAGGAGGCGGCGGACGCGGCGGGCGAGAGCCCCTCGCCGGACCCGACGTTCTCCGGCACCAACGCCGCCGACGGCACCTGCGGGTAAAGCAATGGCCAAGCACCTGGCGACACCGCGGAGGGAATGGGCGTATTGCCCGCTTGTAAGGGGTGAGGAATTTGTCACGCACGTCGCTCGACGCTGAACTGGGCGGATAGTGTGACGCGATCCGGTGCTTGTGACCCCATGTCGCGCACTGCTGGATCGAAGGACCGAGCGCCTGGGGGGAGGCGCCTCGCGTGGCACCGACGGAGGACTCAAACAACCGTGGATGCGCAAAGCCGTGGCCGGGCGGAGGACATCGACCCCGCCGACCAGTGGGTCATGAACCCGCAGACCGGCAACTACGAACTGCGACTGGACCAATCCACACCGCAGTCAGCCTCCTCCTCCCGTCCCGCGGGCGCAAGAAGAGCCGCCCGGGGAGCCTCCCCGGCCGAGGAGTCCGCCACACCCTCGCGCACGGCGACCCGCCGCCGCCAGCAGGGCGGCGAGGACCGCACCGCCGAGGTGCCGGGGCAGCGCAGCAGGCGTGCCGGAGGCGGTGGCGGCGGTGACCGCGTCCCGCCGCAGGCCGGGCGGCGCAAGCGCAAGCCGGCCGGGTCGCGCAAGAAGAAGGTGCTGCTGTGGACCGGCGGCAGCCTCGCGCTGCTGATGGTCGGCACGGCGACGGCCGGCTACCTCTACTACGAGCACCTGAACTCCAACATCACGTCCGTCCCGGACGACAACGCGGGCACCGGCGGCTTCAGCAAGGACCGGGCGATCAACATCCTGCTGATCGGCACGGACAAGCGCACGGGCGCGGGCAACGAGGGCTACGGCGACAAGAACAGCCCCGGCCACGCGGACACCACGGTGCTGCTGCACGTGTCCAAGGACCGCACCAACGCGACGGCGCTGAGCATCCCCCGCGACCTGATCACCGACATCCCGGACTGCCCGACGACGCAGGAGGACGGCTCGACCAAGGTCATCCCCGGTCAGCAGGGCGTCCGCTTCAACACCAGCCTCGGCCAGGCGGGCCGCACACCGAGCTGCACCATGCGGACCGTCACCGAGATGACCGGCATCACCATGGACCACTTCATGGTCGCCGACTTCAACGCGGTCAAGACCCTCACCTCCGCGGTCGGCGGTGTCCCGATCTGCCTCGCCAAGGACGTCAAGGACCCGGACTCGCATCTGAACCTGCCGGCCGGCGACCACACGCTGGAGGGCGAGGAGGCGCTCGCCTTCGTGCGGACCCGGCACTCCTTCGGCAACCAGGGCGACCTCGACCGCATCAAGATCCAGCAGCAGTTCCTCAGCTCGCTGATGCGGACGCTGAAGTCCAACGACACGCTGACCAGCCCCACCAAGCTGGTCAAGCTCGCCGAGGCCGGCACCAAGGCGCTGACGGTCGACTCCAAGATCGACGACATCGGCAAGCTCCGCGATCTCGGCCTGGAGCTCGGCAAGTTCGACATGAAGAACCTGACGTTCGCCACGGTCCCGGTGCTCGACAACCCGGCGGAGAAGGTCAAGGCGACGGTCGTCCTGAACACCGCCAAGTCGGACTCGCTGTTCTCGATGGTCAAGAACGACATCTCGCTCACCGAGGTCGAGGCGCAGAAGAAGGAGAAGCAGCAGGCCGCCCAGGCCGAGCAGGCCAAGCTGCTGGAGGGAACCAGGGCGGAGGCGTCCGACGTCCGTGTGGACGTACTCAACGGCGGCGGCCCGCAGGGCGCGGCCCAGAAGACGCTGGACTGGCTTCAGAACACCGAAGGGGTCCTGAAGTCCACCAACAAGGGCAACGCACCCGCCGACGTCCCGCAGACGACGCTGGTGTACGCGCCCAACCAGGCCGACCAGGCCCGCAAGCTCGCGGACCTGATGGGCCTGCCCGCCGGGGCGCTGAAGCCCGGCACGACGGACGCCGAGGGGCTGGAAGCGATGACGCTGACCCTCGGCCCCGACTTCAAGGGCGCGGGGGTGCCCATCACCGGTCCGGCGAAGGCGCCGGACGACGCGGTCCAGGCGGACAAGAAGGTGTGCGCCAAGTGACACGCGTGTACGTCATATGACATCCGATGAACCGGGCTCGACGGGGAGAGCCTGAACACAGGGGGGCTTGGGGTGGGACAGAGCAAGGTCCGTGGGGAGGGGACGCGCCGGCGCGGACCGGAACCGGAACCCGGCGATTTCGGCTGGGACGAGAGCCTGTACGAGGACGGCGGACGCGTCCCGGGCAGCCGAAGGGCTCCCGACGACACCCCGGCGGACGGCAACGGGGACGGCGCACCGGAGGCGGCCAACGGCTCGCACCGGCGGCGCGGTGCCCCGCGCCGTCGGGCCGGCCGCGGCAAGCGCCGGACAGGGCGCTGGATCGCGCTGGCGCTGTCGGTGCTGATCCTCGGCACCGCCGGTGCCGGCTACCTGTACTACGAGCACCTGAACGGCAACATCCGCAAGGGCGAACGGAGTTCCGCCGACTCCGACGTGCGCAGGACCGCGCCCAACGCGGCCGGGCAGACTCCGCTCAACGTGCTGCTCATCGGCTCGGACGACCGGAACAGCGCGTCCAACCTCAAGCTCGGCGGTTCCAAGAAGAGCGTCGGCTCGAAGCCGCTCGCGGACGTGCAGATGCTGCTGCACGTGTCGGCCGACCGCAAGAACGCCTCGGTCGTCTCCATCCCGCGGGACACCAAGGTCGACATCCCCAAGTGCACCGACCCGAAGACCGACGAGAAGTACCCCGCCACCCGCGGTCTGATCAACACGACGCTCCAGCGCGGCGGCGCCGGCTGCACGCTGGCCACCTGGCAGGAGCTCACCGGGGTCTACATCGACCACTGGATGATGGTCGACTTCACGGGCGTGGTCTCGATGGCGGACGCGATCGGCGGCGCCGACGTCTGTGTGAAGCAGAACGTCTACGACGGCCCCAAGCCGGGCGTCCCCGGCGGCTCCGGGCTGCGGCTGAAGGCGGGCACCTGGCCGATCCAGGGCGAGCAGGCGCTCCAGTGGCTGCGCACCCGGCACGCCTTCGAGAGCGACTTCGGCCGCTCCAAGGCCCAGCACATGTACATGAACTCGGTGATCCGCAAGCTCAAGGACCAGAACGCCTTCACCGACACCGGTCAGCTGATGGACCTCGCGGAGACGGCCACCAAGGCGCTCCAGGTCTCGCAGGAGATCGGCACCGTCAAGAAGCTGTTCGACCTGAGCATGACGCTGAAGGACGTGCCCACCAGCCGTATCGCGATGCTGACGATGCCGCGCATCCCCGACCCGCAGAACCCGAACGCGCATGTGCTGCCCGCCCCGGGTGAGGCCGAGCGGCTGTGGGAGATGCTGCGCGAGGACCTCCCCGTGGACGGCAAGGAGCCCACCTCCGAGGCGAAGAAGCCGGCCGCGCCCAAGGACCCGGCCGCCGACCCGGCGGACATCGGGATCATGGTGCGCAACGGCACCGGCTCCACCACCGAGGCGCCCACGCAGCGCCGGGCGGCCACGGTCGCCGGACTGCTGGCGGAGAAGGGCTTCACGGGGGCCAGGGCGGACGTCACGCCCGAGTCCCAGAAGCGCACCCAGCTGCTGTTCCCGAGCGTCGACCTGGAGGGCGACGCCCATGCCGTGGCCAAGGCCCTCTCCATCCCCACGAGCGCGGTGAAGAAGTCGGCCGACGTGTCCGGTGTGACGCTGGTGGTCGGCGCCGACTGGCGGACGGGGAACACCTTCCCGAAGGCGGACCCGGCCGGCGGCCCGCCGAAGAACACCGAGACGGTGATGGGCGACAACAAGGGCGAGTGCATGGACATCTACCGGCCCTACCGCTTCTGATCCCCCGCATGACGACGCCGGCCCGCCCCCTCTTCCGCAGGGGGCGGGCCGGCGTCGTCTCGGGGGTGCCGCTCAGGCCGCGGTGCCCACGGAGGGGCGGCGGCTGGCGATGACCTTCTTCGCCAGCGAGCGCGGGCTGGTCAGGAAGCCGTAGCCCCACGACATGTGCATGGTGGCGAGCGCGACGGGGATCCTCAGCCGGGCCGCGAGCGGGAGGCCCTTGCCGGCCGGCACCGAGCCCGCGGCGATGGCGGCCAGGTAGCCGCCCGGCACGACGAGCGCCCAGGGCGTCACGGCCGCACCGGCGACCAGCCCGGCGGCAATGGCGCACACGGCGACCGGCGGGGCGAGGTAGCGGAGGTTGATGGAGCCTGCGTGGTACCGGGCGACGACGTGGCGCCAGCGCCCGTAGTCCTTGTACTGCTTCGCCAGGGCGCGCACCGAGGGGCGGGGGCGGTACTGGACCCTGAGCTCGGGCGAGAACCAGATCAGGCCGCCCGCCTCGCGGATCCGGAAGTTCAGCTCCCAGTCCTGGGCACGGATGAACTCCACGTTGTAGCCGCCCTGCTGCTCCAGCGCCTCGCGCCGGAACACGCCCAGGTAGACGGTCTCCGCGGGGCCGGCGGCGCCGCCCGTGTGGAAGGCCGCGTTGCCGACGCCGATCCTCGACGTCATGGCGGCGGCGACCGCGTGCTCCCAGTCGTTCTCGCCCTCGGCGTGCATGATGCCGCCGACGTTCTGCGCGCCGGTCTCCTCCAGGAGGCGGACCGCGGTGGCGATGTAGTTCGGCGACAGCATTCCGTGGCCGTCGACCCGGACGACGATCGGGTGGCGCGACGCCTTGATGGCGGCGTTCAGGGCGGCCGGGGTGCGGCCGGTGGGGTTCGGCACGGTGTGGACGCGGGGGTCCTCGCGCACGAGTTCTGCGGCGATCTCGTCGGTGCGGTCCGTGGACGGCCCCAGCGCGATCACCACCTCCATCTCGCCGTCGTACTCCTGCTCGAGGATGTGACGGACCGAGTTGCGCAGGTGCCGCTCCTCGTTGAGGACCGGCATGATCACGGATACAGGCGGCGTGGCGTTCATCGTCCGCCACGTTACCGCGAACGGGGGACCCCCTGGCGCGGCGGCCGGTGTCGCAGATCGTATGGACCTACGGTGCTCAGGATTCCCTGCCGTCGGTCCCGGTGCAGGATCCCGTCCATCGCGGAGGTGTCCCTTGCCCCCACCGCCCCGCCCACGGCGTCCGGCCCCCCGGCCGGCGCGGCCGGCGTCCGGCCGCCGCCCCGCTCCGGCACCGGCTCCCCGGGCGAGACGGCCCCGCTGGGGCGCCCGGATCGTGACCTCTCTCTCGGTGCTGGTGCTCGGCGTCGGCGGCATCGGCCACATGGTCGTGTCGAGCCTGGAGACGGGCATCGACCGCGTCGACCCGTTCCGCGACATGAAGAACCGGCCCGACGGCGGCCACGGCACCAACATCCTGCTCGTGGGCACCGACGGCCGCGACAAGATCACGGCCGAGGAGAAGAAGAAGTACAAGCTCGGCGGGGCGGGATGCCGCTGCACCGACACGATCATGCTGGTCCACATCTCCGAGGACCGGGAGCGGGCCAGTGTGGTGAGCCTGCCGCGGGACAGCTACGCGGAGATCCCCGAGCACACCGACGCCACCACCGGCAAGCGCCACGAGAAGCACCCGGTGAAGCTGAACGCCGCGTTCTCCGAGGGCGGCCCGGCCCTGACGGTGCGGACCGTGGAGCACATGACGCGCGTCAAGATCGACCACTACCTGGAGGTCGACTTCACCAGCTTCATGCGGACCGTGGACGCCGTGGGCGGGGTCCGGATCTGCACGGCCCGCCCCATGAAGGACTCCTACACCGGCCTCGACCTGCCGGTCGGCACCCATGAGCTGACCGGCGGCCAGGCCCTCCAGTACGTGCGTTCCCGCCACATCGACGGGGCCGCCGACCTCGGGCGGATGCAGCGCCAGCAGCGCTTCGTGGCGGCCCTCGTCGACCGGGCGACCAGCACCGGCGTGCTGCTGAACCCGGTGAAGCTGCGCAAGGTGACCTCGACGGTGCTGGACTCGGTGCGGGCCGACAAGGACTTCGGCACGGACGAGATGCTGGCGCTCGGCCGGGCCATGCGCGGCTTCTCCGCCGCCTCCTCCGAGTTCACCTCGGTGCCGGTCGGTGACGTGAGCCACATGGTCAAGGGTGTCGGCTCGACCGTGAAATGGGACGAGGCGAAGTCGCGCAAGCTCTTCCAGCTCATCCGGGACGACAAGCCGATCGCGGTGCAGCGGCCGAAGCAGCCGAGGAGCACCCTGGTCGACGTCTCCCCCGGGCAGATCCGTGTCCAGGTCTACAACGGCACCCGCACCGACGGTCTCGGCGAGCGTGTCGACGCGGCGCTGCGCGGGACCGGCTTCCTCACCACCCGCGCGCCCCTCAACGGGGGCGACGGCGGGGTGGAGCGCACCTATGTGACGTACGACCCGCGCTGGGACCGTTCGGCGAAGTCGCTGCAGACGGCGCTGGGCGGCTGCGAGCTGCGGCCGGTGCGCGGCCAGGGCCCGACGATGAAGGTGATGGCGGGCTCGGACTTCGAGGGTGTGAAACCGGTGCGGGCGCAGGACCGGCAGCAGGGCGAGTTCGGCGCGGTCACGGGCGACCAGGTCGTCTGCCCGTAGGACGGCGCTCCCGGAGCGCGGGGGCGCGTCCCGGGAGCGGCCTCCGGGGGTCCGGGGGCCGGCGGGGTTCCCGGCGTCGGGGCCCCGACGGGCGGGGCTCCCGGCGGAGGTCCTTCTAGTCGTCGATCCCCTCGGCGGCGCGCTTCTCGCGCAGCTCCTTGATCGCGCGCCGGCGCGCGAGCCGGTGGGTGCGCCGGATCTGCGCCTCCTGGTAGCGCCGCCGGTCGCGCTCGGTCTCGGGGATCACCGGAGGCACCTGCCGGGGCCGTCCGTCCGCGTCCACGGCCGCGAAGACGAGATAGGCGGAGCCGACCTGCTGGGCCGGGGTCGACTCGTTCCACCGCTCGGCCATGACCCGGACGCCGACCTCCATCGAGGACCGTCCCGTCCAGTTGACCTGGGCCTTCACATGCACCAGGTCACCGACCCTGACCGGCTCCAGGAAGACCATCTCGTCCATGGAGGCGGTGACCGCCGGCCCGCCGGAGTGGCGCCCCGCGACGGCGCCCGCCGCGTCGTCCACCAGCTTCATGATCACGCCGCCGTGCACCGTGCCCAGCAGGTTCGTGTCGTTGCCGGTCATGATGTGGCTGAGGGTGGTGCGGGACGCCTCGGTGGGCTTGCCCGGGATGTCGCTCTCCGGGCGGGGGGCCTGATCTGTCATGGCGTCCACCTTATGCCGGGCCGCGGAGCCGTCCTCATTGCATCAGCTTGGCTACAGCAGTGGTGTGATTTCCCACCCGCTCTGTCGGCCCGGGGCAGACCCCCGGCACACTGTTGCGCATGAACGACTGGCCGAACGGATGGACCGCCGAGGGCGGCAACGGCGACGGGCGCGGCTACGGGCGCGGCAGCGCCGGGCAGCAGCCCGAGGGCGCCCGTGTGATGCGCCATGTCCAGCGCCCGGCGAACCCGCCGCGCAGCTCGGTGCCACCGCAGCAGCGGGGGCACGACCAGGGGTACGCGGAGCCGGGTTACGACAGCGGTTACAACACCGGCCAGGTCTACGGCTCCCCCTCCGGCGGGGGCCACGGCGGCGTCCCGCCGCAGGGCGGCGACCCGTACGGGCGGCCCGGCAGATCCGCCCCGGACTGGCGCAAGCGCCTCAAGGTCGGCTCGATCGTCGTCCTGGTCGCCGTGCTCGGCACGACCATCGGCACCTACTTCTGGGCCGACGGCAAGGTGCGGCGCGAGGTCGACCTCTCCAAGGTGGTCGAACGGCCGGCGGAGGGCGACTGCACCACCTACCTGATCGTCGGCTCGGACAGCCGCGAGGGCATGTCCGCCGAGGAGAAGAAGAAGCTCCACACCGGGTCCGCCGAAGGCAAGCGCACGGACTCGATGATGATCCTCGCCGCCTGCGGCAGCGGGAACACCATGATCTCGCTCCCCCGTGACTCCGACGTGGAGATACCGACGTTCGTCGGCTCGGAGTCGGGCAAGACGTTCCCGGGCACCGGCCGCCGGGTCAAGCTGAACGCCGCGTACGCGGAGGACGGGC
It encodes the following:
- a CDS encoding LCP family protein encodes the protein MTDKAGTPAEGNADADGRSGAAADAGAGAADGGTEPLAEDGASAGRSAPAADGSAADAPDGDAGDGGPRAPRGDAPAAGASATAEGDAADTPPSGDAAAEAPATAAPAATDAEAAPTGAGDTPGDEAPAAEAARTGDTPDGGSGSTGGGAATPGDPPEGGGGTPGDGGDASPDGDGDGDGRRKRHWLRWAALGTSVVVLAAAGAGWWFYRKLDANITTDTSAAAELETYERERPTPVVTGAENILLLGSDTREGAGNDEYGKDEGGGGSQRSDTTILLHIAADRKSATAMSVPRDLMVTIPSCRKPDGKRTREQTAQFNWAFQFGGAACTIRTVEKFTGVRIDHHMVIDFRGFKDMVDAVDGVEICLSEPIDDKDAKLKLQAGRQTLHGEEALGFVRARKTLGDGSDTERMERQQQFLGALVKKVQSNGVLLNPTRLYPVLDAATKSITTDPGLDSLKDLYDLTRSLRNVPTEKVQFLTVPRQPYHLDPNRDELVEPEASELFERLREDAPVTVVPKAEKEAADAAGESPSPDPTFSGTNAADGTCG
- a CDS encoding LCP family protein: MDAQSRGRAEDIDPADQWVMNPQTGNYELRLDQSTPQSASSSRPAGARRAARGASPAEESATPSRTATRRRQQGGEDRTAEVPGQRSRRAGGGGGGDRVPPQAGRRKRKPAGSRKKKVLLWTGGSLALLMVGTATAGYLYYEHLNSNITSVPDDNAGTGGFSKDRAINILLIGTDKRTGAGNEGYGDKNSPGHADTTVLLHVSKDRTNATALSIPRDLITDIPDCPTTQEDGSTKVIPGQQGVRFNTSLGQAGRTPSCTMRTVTEMTGITMDHFMVADFNAVKTLTSAVGGVPICLAKDVKDPDSHLNLPAGDHTLEGEEALAFVRTRHSFGNQGDLDRIKIQQQFLSSLMRTLKSNDTLTSPTKLVKLAEAGTKALTVDSKIDDIGKLRDLGLELGKFDMKNLTFATVPVLDNPAEKVKATVVLNTAKSDSLFSMVKNDISLTEVEAQKKEKQQAAQAEQAKLLEGTRAEASDVRVDVLNGGGPQGAAQKTLDWLQNTEGVLKSTNKGNAPADVPQTTLVYAPNQADQARKLADLMGLPAGALKPGTTDAEGLEAMTLTLGPDFKGAGVPITGPAKAPDDAVQADKKVCAK
- a CDS encoding LCP family protein codes for the protein MGQSKVRGEGTRRRGPEPEPGDFGWDESLYEDGGRVPGSRRAPDDTPADGNGDGAPEAANGSHRRRGAPRRRAGRGKRRTGRWIALALSVLILGTAGAGYLYYEHLNGNIRKGERSSADSDVRRTAPNAAGQTPLNVLLIGSDDRNSASNLKLGGSKKSVGSKPLADVQMLLHVSADRKNASVVSIPRDTKVDIPKCTDPKTDEKYPATRGLINTTLQRGGAGCTLATWQELTGVYIDHWMMVDFTGVVSMADAIGGADVCVKQNVYDGPKPGVPGGSGLRLKAGTWPIQGEQALQWLRTRHAFESDFGRSKAQHMYMNSVIRKLKDQNAFTDTGQLMDLAETATKALQVSQEIGTVKKLFDLSMTLKDVPTSRIAMLTMPRIPDPQNPNAHVLPAPGEAERLWEMLREDLPVDGKEPTSEAKKPAAPKDPAADPADIGIMVRNGTGSTTEAPTQRRAATVAGLLAEKGFTGARADVTPESQKRTQLLFPSVDLEGDAHAVAKALSIPTSAVKKSADVSGVTLVVGADWRTGNTFPKADPAGGPPKNTETVMGDNKGECMDIYRPYRF
- a CDS encoding glycosyltransferase family 2 protein, which codes for MNATPPVSVIMPVLNEERHLRNSVRHILEQEYDGEMEVVIALGPSTDRTDEIAAELVREDPRVHTVPNPTGRTPAALNAAIKASRHPIVVRVDGHGMLSPNYIATAVRLLEETGAQNVGGIMHAEGENDWEHAVAAAMTSRIGVGNAAFHTGGAAGPAETVYLGVFRREALEQQGGYNVEFIRAQDWELNFRIREAGGLIWFSPELRVQYRPRPSVRALAKQYKDYGRWRHVVARYHAGSINLRYLAPPVAVCAIAAGLVAGAAVTPWALVVPGGYLAAIAAGSVPAGKGLPLAARLRIPVALATMHMSWGYGFLTSPRSLAKKVIASRRPSVGTAA
- a CDS encoding LCP family protein; the protein is MVVSSLETGIDRVDPFRDMKNRPDGGHGTNILLVGTDGRDKITAEEKKKYKLGGAGCRCTDTIMLVHISEDRERASVVSLPRDSYAEIPEHTDATTGKRHEKHPVKLNAAFSEGGPALTVRTVEHMTRVKIDHYLEVDFTSFMRTVDAVGGVRICTARPMKDSYTGLDLPVGTHELTGGQALQYVRSRHIDGAADLGRMQRQQRFVAALVDRATSTGVLLNPVKLRKVTSTVLDSVRADKDFGTDEMLALGRAMRGFSAASSEFTSVPVGDVSHMVKGVGSTVKWDEAKSRKLFQLIRDDKPIAVQRPKQPRSTLVDVSPGQIRVQVYNGTRTDGLGERVDAALRGTGFLTTRAPLNGGDGGVERTYVTYDPRWDRSAKSLQTALGGCELRPVRGQGPTMKVMAGSDFEGVKPVRAQDRQQGEFGAVTGDQVVCP
- a CDS encoding acyl-CoA thioesterase — its product is MTDQAPRPESDIPGKPTEASRTTLSHIMTGNDTNLLGTVHGGVIMKLVDDAAGAVAGRHSGGPAVTASMDEMVFLEPVRVGDLVHVKAQVNWTGRSSMEVGVRVMAERWNESTPAQQVGSAYLVFAAVDADGRPRQVPPVIPETERDRRRYQEAQIRRTHRLARRRAIKELREKRAAEGIDD
- a CDS encoding LCP family protein; translation: MNDWPNGWTAEGGNGDGRGYGRGSAGQQPEGARVMRHVQRPANPPRSSVPPQQRGHDQGYAEPGYDSGYNTGQVYGSPSGGGHGGVPPQGGDPYGRPGRSAPDWRKRLKVGSIVVLVAVLGTTIGTYFWADGKVRREVDLSKVVERPAEGDCTTYLIVGSDSREGMSAEEKKKLHTGSAEGKRTDSMMILAACGSGNTMISLPRDSDVEIPTFVGSESGKTFPGTGRRVKLNAAYAEDGPELLVRTVEHNTGLRIDHYAEIGFAGFANIVDALGGVEMNIEKGFKDKKSGADFQAGKQTLDGEQALAFVRTRYAFAGSDLDRTKNQQKFLSTLANQAATPGTILNPFKLYPTLGAGLDTLIVDKDMSLWDLGSMFFAMKGVSSGDGKSMNIPISGSRGGNLVWDKAKVQQLVKQIQNDEPVTVTGK